A part of Antennarius striatus isolate MH-2024 chromosome 21, ASM4005453v1, whole genome shotgun sequence genomic DNA contains:
- the hmx3b gene encoding homeobox protein HMX3-B → MVIPIGQRTVMADSDAQETRQPAKDSPFSIKNLLNIEDKPVKPKSFFSSSKGVFEGSFFSRLGELSFPRFDLPTQRIGLSAQYLERASTWWYPYTLGTHLRTGGSEKASHREASPAPDRRSPDLQKSDQDAKEESADDDIALEESDSEEPKKEIDQEDDWRGKTGELDSDRKPCRKKKTRTVFSRSQVFQLESTFDIKRYLSSSERAGLAASLHLTETQVKIWFQNRRNKWKRQLAAELEAANLSHTAAQRIVRVPILYHENGAPDSAGGRAANSPGSQSLLAFPHHMYYSHPVPLLRPV, encoded by the exons ATGGTGATCCCCATCGGACAGCGAACGGTGATGGCCGACTCTGACGCGCAGGAAACCCGCCAACCCGCTAAAGACTCGCCGTTCTCCATCAAGAACTTGCTGAACATCGAAGACAAACCAGTGAAGCCGAAAAGCTTCTTCAGTTCATCCAAAGGAGTGTTCGAAGGCAGCTTCTTCTCCCGGCTCGGTGAGCTGTCTTTCCCTCGGTTCGACTTGCCAACGCAGAGAATCGGACTATCAGCGCAGTATTTGGAGAGAGCGTCCACCTGGTGGTACCCGTACACGCTCGGGACTCATTTGAGGACCGGag GATCTGAAAAGGCCAGCCACAGAGAAGCGTCACCGGCGCCAGACAGGCGCTCCCCGGACCTCCAAAAAAGTGACCAAGATGCCAAAGAGGAAAGCGCGGATGACGATATCGCGTTGGAGGAAAGTGACTCAGAAGAGCCAAAGAAAGAAATAGACCAGGAGGACGACTGGAGAGGAAAAACGGGCGAGTTGGATTCCGACAGGAAACCGTGTCGGAAGAAGAAGACGCGCACGGTTTTTTCCAGGAGTCAAGTCTTCCAGCTGGAGTCCACCTTCGACATAAAGCGCTACCTGAGCAGCTCGGAGAGGGCCGGCCTGGCCGCGTCCCTGCACCTGACGGAGACGCAGGTGAAAATCTGGTTTCAGAACCGGAGGAATAAATGGAAAAGGCAGCTGGCCGCGGAGCTGGAGGCGGCAAACCTGAGCCACACTGCGGCGCAGAGGATTGTGCGGGTTCCCATTCTCTACCACGAGAACGGAGCCCCGGACTCGGCCGGTGGGCGCGCCGCAAACTCACCGGGCAGCCAGTCGCTCCTGGCTTTCCCTCACCACATGTACTATTCCCACCCGGTCCCACTGCTGAGGCCCGTTTAA
- the LOC137588477 gene encoding zinc finger protein Pegasus-like, with product MEDVKTEPVDFVREFQEYLTQQTQHVNMISGSVYGEKESGQPFQAVALRSEENGLDPPSVEVSLSVEDGSDVQMESLERTCDGKYKCSYCSYANKGMARLIEHTRIHTGEKPHRCQLCPFASAYERHLEAHVRSHTGEKPYKCDLCAFRCSDRSNLSHHRRRRHKLLPTRVIRSSFATKRILNSLQKRSGSLGFGRRLLVNINPPSAGLQKSDYLNDLSQKIHHHLNGSDYKKLPKADENDAHSRGANGLTFSNPLDQLSALAGQLADLHPETQTSESPDRDSLEEKPILIEQVSSEHAAHSNRVQTFPPKKDTPPSVPEGCCPAPDVGFESNTITASVSNSQPSTPALLPTTPDQQLLHKCQHCDIHFLDNILYTIHMGCHGYEHPFQCNICGHLCRDRYDFACHFARGQHKK from the exons ATGGAAGATGTGAAGACCGAACCTGTGGATTTTGTGAGGGAATTTCAAGAGTATTTAACGCAGCAAACCCAGCATGTCAACATGATCTCCGGCTCTGTGTACGGAGAGAAGGAGTCAGGGCAGCCGTTCCAAGCAG TTGCCCTCCGGAGTGAAGAGAACGGTCTGGACCCCCCGTCGGTGGAAGTGAGCCTGTCGGTGGAGGACGGCTCAGATGTTCAGATGGAGAGCCTGGAGAGGACCTGCGATGGAAAATACAAGTGCAGCTACTGCAGCTACGCCAACAAGGGCATGGCTCGTCTGATAGAGCACACCCGCATCCACACAG GAGAGAAGCCTCATCGCTGCCAGCTGTGCCCGTTCGCTTCCGCCTACGAGCGCCACCTGGAAGCCCACGTGCGCTCGCACACGGGAGAAAAGCCATACAAGTGTGACCTCTGTGCCTTCCGCTGCAGCGACCGCAGCAACCTGTCgcaccaccgccgccgccgccacaaGCTCCTGCCCACGAGGGTCATCCGCTCCTCGTTCGCCACCAAGAGGATCCTGAACTCCCTGCAGAAGCGGTCGGGCTCACTGGGCTTCGGCAGGCGGCTGCTGGTGAACATAAACCCTCCGTCCGCGGGACTGCAAAAGTCCGATTATCTGAACGACTTGTCCCAGAAGATTCACCACCATCTGAACGGCAGCGACTACAAGAAACTCCCCAAGGCGGATGAGAATGACGCTCACAGCAGAGGAGCTAATGGCCTGACGTTCAGTAACCCTTTGGACCAGCTGTCGGCTCTCGCCGGCCAGCTGGCCGACCTTCACCCCGAGACTCAGACGTCCGAATCCCCAGACAGGGATTCGCTGGAGGAGAAGCCCATCCTCATCGAACAGGTGTCCAGCGAACACGCGGCGCATTCAAACAGAGTCCAGACCTTCCCGCCTAAAAAGGACACCCCACCGTCCGTCCCGGAGGGCTGCTGCCCGGCGCCCGACGTCGGCTTTGAGAGCAACACCATCACGGCGAGCGTCAGCAACAGCCAGCCGAGTACGCCGGCCCTGCTCCCGACCACGCCCGACCAGCAGCTCCTGCATAAATGTCAGCACTGTGACATTCACTTCCTGGATAACATCCTCTACACCATACACATGGGTTGCCATGGTTACGAGCATCCTTTCCAGTGCAACATCTGCGGCCACCTGTGCAGAGACCGATACGACTTCGCGTGCCACTTCGCCCGCGGGCAACATAAGAAGTGA
- the acadsb gene encoding short/branched chain specific acyl-CoA dehydrogenase, mitochondrial, with protein sequence MAAPVVRIVTKSCRQISRPCRFGWRGLSGSSAPAVTSDPAGSPVFFPPLQTFSEEESMMRETVKKYAQERIAPFVSKMDENSAMDEEVIKSLFEQGLMGIEIDPEYGGTGSSFFSSILVIEELAKVDPSVAVLCDIQNTLINTLFSNLGTPAQKERYLSRLSTDMIGSFCLSEAESGSDAFSLKTRAEKQKDYYVINGSKMWISNAEQAGVFLVMANVDPSAGYRGITCFIVDRDAEGLQICKKENKLGLRASSTCPLNFDNVKVPEKNILGQAGHGYKYAIGMLNEGRIGIAAQMLGLAQGCFDNTIPYTRQRVQFGKRIFDFQGMQHQIAHVATQIEAARLLTYNAARLREAGRPFIKEACMAKYFTAEVATLTTSKCIEWMGGVGFTKDYPIEKYYRDCKIGTIYEGTTNVQLSTMAKFIDKEYDH encoded by the exons ATGGCGGCGCCCGTGGTTCGGATCGTTACTAAG TCTTGCAGGCAGATCTCTCGACCCTGCCGGTTCGGATGGAGGGGTCTGTCCGGCTCAAGCGCCCCagcagtgacctctgaccccgcaGGCAGTCCGGTCTTCTTCCCTCCCCTTCAGACGTTCTCAGAGGAGGAGAGCATGATGAGGGAAACAG TGAAAAAATACGCACAAGAGCGCATCGCACCGTTCGTATCAAAGATGGATGAAAATTCTGCCATGGATGAGGAAGTCATCAAATCCCTCTTCGAACAGGGC CTCATGGGGATCGAAATCGACCCGGAATACGGCGGCACGggttcctccttcttctcctccatcctggTCATTGAGGAGCTGGCGAAGGTGGACCCCTCTGTGGCGGTGCTGTGCGACATTCAGAACACACTGATCAACACGCTCTTCTCTAACCTGGGCACGCCGGCGCAGAAGGAGCGCTACCTCAGCCGGCTGTCGACCGACATG ATCGGAAGCTTCTGCCTCTCCGAAGCCGAGTCTGGCAGCGACGCCTTTTCTCTGAAGACGCGCGCCGAGAAGCAGAAAGATTATTACGTCATTAACGGATCCAAGATGTGGATCAGCAACGCGGAGCAAGCAGGCGTCTTCCTGGTGATGGCCAACGTGGACCCGTCCGCT GGATACCGAGGCATCACCTGCTTCATCGTGGACCGGGACGCCGAGGGGCTCCAGATTTGCAAGAAGGAGAACAAACTCGGCCTGCGAGCTTCGTCCACCTGTCCGCTCAACTTTGACAACGTCAAG GTGCCGGAGAAGAACATTTTGGGTCAAGCCGGACACGGATACAAGTACGCCATCGGAATGTTGAATGAGGGCAGGATTGGAATCGCCGCTCAG ATGCTTGGACTGGCACAGGGTTGCTTTGACAACACCATTCCTTACACCAGACAGAGAGTGCAGTTTGGAAAACGGATCTTTGACTTCCAG GGCATGCAGCACCAGATCGCTCACGTGGCGACGCAGATCGAAGCAGCTCGGCTGCTGACGTACAACGCCGCTCGTCTGCGGGAGGCAGGCAGACCGTTCATCAAGGAGGCCTGCATGGCCAAATACTTCACTGCAGAG GTTGCGACCCTGACCACGTCTAAATGCATTGAATGGATGGGAGGCGTCGGCTTCACCAAAGACTACCCCATAGAGAAATACTACAGGGACTGTAAGATCG GTACCATTTATGAAGGAACCACAAACGTCCAGCTGTCCACTATGGCCAAGTTCATTGATAAGGAGTATGACCATTGA
- the LOC137588478 gene encoding L-seryl-tRNA(Sec) kinase, whose amino-acid sequence MAAEEAGVVPRTPGCLCVLCGLPAAGKSTLALQVLRTARQRGWRAGVFPYDDLITEQAFQTRSAEDGEDMHTEWKLHRQAVLQCVEDFLERREPPSRRRINRAAWEQCIRPLLQPASYQAPLLFLLDDNFYYPSMRYEVFQLARKYSLGFCQVHLRCDLDTCVSRNQNRSEPIPTSVLLEMVKRLEPPNPQKNTWETNSLSLNSAESLSECDTQKVMELISSALSNPPSPVEDNTEQTEADRLKCATSVIHQADQACRRLVSDAMTTARGAQVPSEKMRSLVAQLNQSKATFLQNLRRQLLQEASFSQEDVDVERVVGRAVDVFDRERKEILSRIINEKK is encoded by the exons ATGGCAGCGGAGGAGGCCGGAGTTGTTCCACGGACTCCAGGCTGTCTGTGCGTCCTCTGCGGGCTTCCTGCTGCGGGGAAATCCACGCTGGCCCTCCAGGTCCTCCGCACGGCGCGGCAGCGCGGGTGGAGAGCCGGTGTGTTTCCGTATGACGACCTGATCACCGAACAAGCGTTTCAGACCCGATCGGCGGAGGACGGGGAAGACATG cACACTGAGTGGAAGTTACACAGACAGGCCGTTTTGCAGTGCGTTGAGGACTTTCTAGAGAGACGTGAGCCTCCGAGCCGCCGTCGGATCAACAGGGCAGCGTGGGAGCAGTGCATCCGACCTCTGCTGCAGCCTGCATCCTACCAGGCGCCGCTTCTCTTCCTGCTGGATGACAACTTCTACTATCCCAGCATGAGATATGAAGTTTTCCAACTCGCAAGAAAgt ATTCGCTGGGCTTCTGCCAGGTGCATCTACGTTGTGATCTGGACACCTGCGTCAGCAGGAACCAGAACAGATCCGAACCCATTCCCACCAGCGTGCTGCTGGAGATGGTGAAGCGTTTAGAGCCTCCGAATCCTCAGAAGAACACCTGGGAGACAAACAGCCTCTCTCTCAACTCTGCGGAGAGTTTGTCTGAATGTGATAC GCAGAAGGTGATGGAGTTGATCTCATCTGCGCTGAGCAACCCGCCGAGCCCGGTTGAGGATAACACAGAACAGACG GAGGCCGACCGTCTCAAATGCGCCACCAGTGTGATCCACCAGGCAGACCAGGCCTGCCGACGGCTCGTCTCCGACGCCATGACGACGGCCAGAG GAGCTCAGGTACCTTCTGAAAAGATGAGGTCGCTGGTGGCGCAGCTGAACCAATCCAAAGCCACTTTTCTTCAGAACCTGCGGAGACAGCTGCTCCAGGAAGCGTCCTTCAGTCAGGAGGACGTCGATGTGGAACGGGTGGTGGGAAGAGCCGTGGATGTGTTTGACCGCGAGAGGAAGGAAATCCTGTCGAGGATCATTAATGAGAAGAAATGA